Within Claveliimonas bilis, the genomic segment TACGACACCGGAAGATCTGGAGATTGCAGAAGTTTTTGCCAGACGTTGTTTTGACGCTGAAAAGCAGTAACATAGGTGAGAAAAGGATAAAATAGACAAAAAGGTAAAAAAACTTAAATTTTATATTGACGCTAATTTCTTTGTGTGATAAAATAACATTCGTCGCTGATGAGCGGAAAATGATAAAAATTGTGGAGAGGTATCGAAGTGGTCATAACGAGGCGGTCTTGAAAACCGTTTGTCCGCAAGGGCGCGTGGGTTCGAATCCCACCCTCTCCGCTCATAAAGAAATAGTCTAGGACAATTTGGAGAAGTACCCAAGCTGGCCGAAGGGGCTCCCCTGGAAAGGGAGTAGGTCGTTAATAGCGGCGCGAGGGTTCAAATCCCTCCTTCTCCGTTAATATAATAGCTGAAAATTTTGAATCGGATCGGATGAAAAGAAGGTTCGAAAAAAATGAAAAAAGTGCTTGACACTACAAAGTAAAAATGCTATTATATTTGAGCTGACTCGTTGAGGCAGCAAACAGCAGAAAGCACCTTGATAACTGAACAATAGACAACGACCCTGAAAATTTCTAAGAGAAATATTCAGAACGGAAATCAGGCAGAAATCGAGAGATAGAAGCCTGGTGCCAACAGTAAATAACGGGATAGGAAAGCTAGTAGTTTTCCTGACCGAGAGAGAACTTTTTAACGAGAGTTTGATCCTGGCTCAGGATGAACGCTGGCGGCGTGCTTAACACATGCAAGTCGAGCGAAGCACCTACTTTGGATTTCTTCGGAATGACGAGGTTTGTGACTGAGCGGCGGACGGGTGAGTAACGCGTGGGCAACCTGCCTCACACAGGGGGATAACAGTTAGAAATGACTGCTAATACCGCATAAGACCACGAAACCGCATGGTTTTGAGGTAAAAACTCCGGTGGTGTGAGATGGGCCCGCGTCTGATTAGGTAGTTGGTGCGGTAACGGCGCACCAAGCCGACGATCAGTAGCCGACCTGAGAGGGTGACCGGCCACATTGGGACTGAGACACGGCCCAAACTCCTACGGGAGGCAGCAGTGGGGAATATTGCACAATGGGGGAAACCCTGATGCAGCGACGCCGCGTGAAGGATGAAGTATTTCGGTATGTAAACTTCTATCAGCAGGGAAGAAAATGACGGTACCTGACTAAGAAGCCCCGGCTAACTACGTGCCAGCAGCCGCGGTAATACGTAGGGGGCAAGCGTTATCCGGATTTACTGGGTGTAAAGGGAGCGTAGACGGCATTGCAAGTCTGGAGTGAAAACCCGGGGCTCAACCCCGGGATTGCTTTGGAAACTGTGGAGCTGGAGTACCGGAGAGGCAAGTGGAATTCCTAGTGTAGCGGTGAAATGCGTAGATATTAGGAGGAACACCAGTGGCGAAGGCGGCTTGCTGGACGGTAACTGACGTTGAGGCTCGAAAGCGTGGGGAGCAAACAGGATTAGATACCCTGGTAGTCCACGCCGTAAACGATGACTACTAGGTGTCGGTAAGCAAAGCTTATCGGTGCCGCAGCTAACGCAATAAGTAGTCCACCTGGGGAGTACGTTCGCAAGAATGAAACTCAAAGGAATTGACGGGGACCCGCACAAGCGGTGGAGCATGTGGTTTAATTCGAAGCAACGCGAAGAACCTTACCTGGCCTTGACATCCGAGTGACCGGTGAGTAATGTCACCTTCCCTTCGGGGCAATCGAGACAGGTGGTGCATGGTTGTCGTCAGCTCGTGTCGTGAGATGTTGGGTTAAGTCCCGCAACGAGCGCAACCCTTACCTTCAGTAGCCAGCAAGTAAAGTTGGGGACTCTGGAGGGACTGCCAGGGACAACCTGGAGGAAGGTGGGGATGACGTCAAATCATCATGCCCCTTATGGCCAGGGCTACACACGTGCTACAATGGCGTAAACAAAGAGAGGCGAGGCTGTGAAGCGGAGCAAATCTCAAAAATAACGTCTCAGTTCGGATTGTAGTCTGCAACTCGACTACATGAAGCTGGAATCGCTAGTAATCGCGAATCAGAATGTCGCGGTGAATACGTTCCCGGGTCTTGTACACACCGCCCGTCACACCATGGGAGTTGGTAACGCCCGAAGTCAGTGACCCAACCTTTTAGGAGGGAGCTGCCGAAGGCGGGACCAGTAACTGGGGTGAAGTCGTAACAAGGTAGCCGTATCGGAAGGTGCGGCTGGATCACCTCCTTTCTAGGGAAAAGAAGTAGGGAGTTGTTGTCTATTGTTGAGTGATCAAGCTGTCAAAAGCTGATGACTTGATTCTGGTGGCGATGCGCCTGGGGGAAACACCCGTACCCATCCCGAACACGATGGTTAAGACCCGGGCGGCCGATGGTACTGCACTGGAGACGGTGTGGGAGAGTAGGTGGCCGCCAGATTAAAAAAGAAAAGAAGTGGCGGAAGCCCTTTGGAAAAGATGGGCTTATAGCTCAGCCGGTTAGAGCGCACGCCTGATAAGCGTGAGGTCGGTGGTTCGAGTCCACTTAAGCCCATTGGCGAAAGCCTTCAGATAAAAGAGGTAAAACCCACTTAAGCCCATACGGGGGATTAGCTCAGTTGGGAGAGCGCCTGCCTTGCAAGCAGGAGGTCACGAGTTCGAATCTCGTATTCTCCACTGTGCTTCAGGAATGAGGCACGATATGTACCTTGAAAACCGCATATAAGAAATAGATAAGATGAAATATCTTAACAAGACATCCGAGGTAATTGTTATGAACAGGAAACTGTTGTGATGATTACAACACTTTGAAGAAAACAAAGTAAAAAAATTGGCCGAAAGAACCAACACATGTAACGCTATACATGTGAGCCGTAGTATTGAAAGCCCCTCGAGAATTAAAATTCTCTCGGTGACATTTGCTTTGCAAATATCACTGCCGAAACAGGATCTTTCTTTAGAAAGCAAGCTTTCCCGAAAGATCAGTCCCGTCAGGATGCTTTCGAAACTATTTGGCAAGTTGGTTATGCAGAAAAGAGCACAGGGTGGATGCCTTGGCACTAAGAGCCGATGAAAGACGTGATAAGCTGCGAAAAGCTTCGGGGAGGAGCAAATATCCAATGATCCGGAGATATCTGAATGGGGAAACCCGGCGGAGAAAAGCTCCGTCAGCGTATGGTGAATCCATAGCCATGCGTGGGGAACCCGGTGAACTGAAACATCTAAGTAGCCGGAGGAAGAGAAAGAAACATCGATTTCCAAAGTAGCGGCGAGCGAAATGGAAAGAGCCCAAACCAGCGTGCGTGCATGCTGGGGTTCGGACCGCACAATTGATTCAACAAGTCTAGCAGAATGGTTTTGGGAAAGCCAGCCAGAGAGGGTGAAAGCCCCGTAAGCGAAAGATAAGTTGACAAGGCGGGATCCAGAGTACTACGAGACACGTGGAACCTTGTAGGAAGGAGCGGGGACCACCCCGTAAGGCTAAATACTCCTTAGTGACCGATAGCGCATAGTACTGTGAAGGAAAGGTGAAAAGGACCCCGGGAGGGGAGTGAAAGAGAACCTGAAACCCTGTGTTTACAAGCTGTGGAAGGACTATATAGGTCCGACCGCGTACTTTTTGTAGAACGGTCCGGCGAGTTACGCTGGCTGGCGAGGTTAAGTCCTTAAGGGATGGAGCCGAAGGGAAACCAAGTCTTAATAGGGCGATGAGTCAGTCGGAGTAGACCCGAAACCGGGTGATCTATCCATGTCCAGGTTGAAGTTGCCGTAAAAGGCAATGGAGGACCGAACCCACATCCGTTGAAAAGGGTGGGGATGAGGTGTGGATAGGGGAGAAATTCCAATCGAACCCGGAGATAGCTGGTTCTCCTCGAAATAGCTTTAGGGCTAGCCTCACACAAGTCTTACGGAGGTAGAGCACTGAATTTCCTAGGGGGCGTCAAAGCTTACCGAAGAATATCAAACTCCGAATGCCGTGTAGATGGTGTGTGGGAGTCAGACTGTACGAGATAAGTTGGACAGTCGAAAGGGAAAGAGCCCAGACCTGCAGCTAAGGTCCCAAAGTGTGTGTTAAGTGGAAAAGGATGTGGGATTTCAAAGACAACCAGGATGTTGGCTTAGAAGCAGCCATACATTAAAAGAGTGCGTAATAGCTCACTGGTCGAGAGGTCCTGCGCCGAAAATGTCCGGGGCTGAAACACACCACCGAAGCTCGGGAATTGATCTGATCAATTGGTAGAGGAGCATTGCATACGGGAAGAAGCAGTACCGGAAGGAGCTGTGGACTGTATGGAAGAGAGAATGCCGGAATGAGTAGCGAGAGGAAGGTGAGAATCCTTCCGGCCGAATATCCAAGGTTTCCAGAGTAAAGCTGATCTGCTCTGGGTAAGTCGGGACCTAAGGCGAGGCCGAGAGGCGTAGCCGATGGACAACAGGTTGAGATTCCTGTACTACGATATGACAGAACTGTGGGGACGCAGAAAGAGAGCACTACCGGGAATGGAGAGACCGGGGCAAGCGAGGTAGGAGGCAGGTAGGCAAATCCGCCTGCCAATCTGAAGACGTGATGCATACCGAACTAAGAGTAGGGAAATGTGTGAGCTGGCTGCCAAGAAAAGCCGCTATTGTTCATATCGTACCCGTACCGTAAACCGACACAGGTAGATGAGGAGAGAATCCTAAGGCCGACGGGAGAAGCATTGTTAAGGAACTCGGCAAAATGACTCCGTAACTTCGGGAGAAGGAGTGCCTGGGAGACCAGGCCGCAGAGAATTGGCCCAAGCAACTGTTTAGCAAAAACACAGGTCTATGCGAAACCGAAAGGTGAGGTATATGGGCTGACGCCTGCCCGGTGCTGGAAGGTTAAGGGGAGAGGTTAGCGCAAGCGAAGCTTTGAACTTAAGCCCCAGTAAACGGCGGCCGTAACTATAACGGTCCTAAGGTAGCGAAATTCCTTGTCGGGTAAGTTCCGACCCGCACGAAAGGCGTAATGATTTGGGCACTGTCTCGACAATGCACCCGGTGAAATTGAAATACCAGTGAAGATGCTGGTTACCTGCGCCAGGACGGAAAGACCCCATGGAGCTTTACTCCAGCTTGATACTGGGATTCGGTATTGCATGTACAGGATAGGTGGGAGGCTAGGAAGAGAAGACGCCAGTCTTTTTGGAGCCGCTGTTGGGATACCACCCTTGCAGTGCTGGGTTTCTAACCTGCAGCCGTGATCCGGCTGGGGGACAATGTCAGGTGGGGAGTTTGACTGGGGCGGTCGCCTCCGAAAGGGTATCGGAGGCGCTCAAAGGTTCCCTCAGAATGGTCGGAAACCATTCGAAGAGTGCAAAGGCAGAAGGGAGCTTGACTGCGACACCGACGGGTGGAGCAGGTACGAAAGTAGGACTTAGTGATCCGGTGGTATAAAGTGGGATTGCCATCGCTCAACGGATAAAAGCTACCCTGGGGATAACAGGCTTATCACTCCCAAGAGTTCACATCGACGGAGTGGTTTGGCACCTCGATGTCGGCTCATCGCATCCTGGGGCTGAAGTAGGTCCCAAGGGTTGGGCTGTTCGCCCATTAAAGCGGTACGCGAGCTGGGTTCAGAACGTCGTGAGACAGTTCGGTCCCTATCCGGCGTGGGCGTAGGATATTTGAGAGGAGCTGTCCTTAGTACGAGAGGACCGGGATGGACTGGCCGCTGGTGTATCTGTTGGCTTACCAAGGCCATGGCAGAGTAGCCAAGCCGGGAAGGGATAAACGCTGAAGGCATCTAAGCGTGAAGCCCCCCTCAAGATGAGATATCCCTACGATAAGTAGTAAGACCCCTTGAAGACGACGAGGTAGATAGGGCAGAGGTGGAAGTGTGGTAACACATGGAGCTGACTGTTACTAATCGGTCGAGGGCATAACCAAGGAAGGTTCGGAAGGTGAGAAGATGGATAGATTTCTTGTATGTGGTTTTGAAGGTACATAATAATTGATTAATTAAATATTCCTCCTTAGCTCAGTCGGTAGAGCACTCGGCTGTTAACCGAGTTGTCGTTGGTTCGAGTCCAACAGGGGGAGCTGAAAACTCACAAACATCAGTTTGTGAGTTTTTTATTGTATATACGATTAGTACTCAAAGAAAAGATTAAAGGCATATCTCACATAAAAACTTGTGCTTCCTATGAAAATATAGTAATATTATACATAACTGTAAATCGTTTTGATACTTTATGAAAAAGGAGGGGAAACATGAAGAAAATAAAGACCATGTTAGCATGTCTTTTGGTATTAAGTCTTTTTATGGGAATGCAGGTGAGTGCACAGGAAGGGACAAAAGCACCGGAACTGTCTGCATCCTTGACCAGTGAGTTGAAAGATGGGAAGGCTGAAGTGGGAGATGTTCTACAGTTTACGATCAAGCTGAATATACCTGAAGCCAATGCAAATCTGGGTGGGGCATTTCTTCGTTTCATTGTAAGCGACACAGAAGATATGAACAGCAGAACGGGGATGCCGGAGATGAAGGTCAATGAAGACCAGAAGATTTTGTCAGACATAGGTAAAGTAAACGGAATGGCAACAGCCAGGATTTCAGCTGGATCTGTTGGTACAGTAGAAGCGACAGTGAGCCTTACCGTTACGGAAGATATGAAAGGGAAAGCCTTGTTTTACCAGACAGATATCCGGACAGACGGAGGCACGGAATCGGAAACTTTGGCAAAGACTGCAGTACAGCAGTTTACAGTTGCGGAAAATGAGTCTCAGGAGACCATTGCTAATGTGGCGCTCGCTGCAGATATAGAAGCAGAGGATATGGATAATCTTCCGCGGAATGAGGCGACTTCTGTAAAACTTACGATTACCAACATAGGAACTTCAAATGTATCGCATATGTATGTGATGGGCGGATATAATGGGACCGGATGGAATGATCCGGATCAGGTTCAGCCATTTGGAAGTTTTGTCAATTTGCCGGATGGCGTGACGCAGCCGGAGAATGGAACACTGTATATAGAGGAATTTGTACCGGGAAGTACATTTACGATAACACTTCAGGGAACAATTCCGGAAAATTATGCTAAGAAAGACATTGCATTTTGTTTTGCTGCAGTGTCTTATGGCAAAGCGGATTTCGATCCGGAAACTGATACGCCGATCATGGCTGCAGCAACCAGCATAAGCGGTAAGGTGGCGGATAAGGTAACTGAGAATCCGGAACCGGGTACTCCTGGAAAGGATGACCCTTCTCAGACAGATCCGGATACACAAAAGCCGGCCGGCACAGATACTAATAAAGGGACAGCAGATCAGACAAAGCCGCAGGCAACAGTACAAAAGACTGTGAATAAAAAAGCAGCGCCTAAGACAGGAGACGAAAGCTCGGCAATGGCGATGATCATGATAATGGCAGCGGCAGGAGCAACCGCGGTAATTGCCAGAAAAAAATCCAGAGCATAGTGTAAGAAAATAAGTGAAATGAAAAAACAGGTTATCCGGCTAAATCAGCCGGACAACCTGTTCTATTGTCTGACGAATATTTTCTTTTGCTGTGTCCGGATCCATCGCTTCTTCCAGCGTTGTGATTCCGCGGACAACAGGGAAGAAAGCATCGATTCCGGCAGCGTTGCAGGCGCGTGCCTCCTTGGTAACACTTCCGGCAATTGCGATCACCTTTGCATGATATTTGTGAGCAAGCTTGGCAACTCCTACAGGTGCTTTTCCCATGGCAGTCTGATGATCCAGTCTGCCTTCTCCGGTAATGACGATATCAGCGTCTTTTAATTCCTCTTCAAGCCCTACTGCATCAAGAATGAGGTCAATTCCGGGAGAAAGCTGTGCATTCAGGAATGAAAGGAATGCAAAACCAAGGCCTCCGGCAGCCCCGGCTCCGGGATAGTTTATATAATCGCATTTCAGAGAAGAAGAAACGACAGCGGCAAAATGAGCCATGTCTTTATCCAGTCCTTCTTTCATCTCATCGGTCACACCTTTTTGCGGTCCGTAAATATAGGTAGCCCCGTTTTCTCCGCATAAAGGATTTGTGACGTCACATGCGATCTGAAAATGACATCCCTCTAAAAGAGGGTTCTTGTTTTCAGTGCGGATAGAAGCAACCTTGGCAAGAGCCTGTCCGCCTTCACCGGCATCCATACCGTTTTCATCCCAAAACTCAAATCCAAGAGCTTTCAGCATACCGATTCCGCAATCATTTGTGAGACTTCCTCCGATACCGATAATAAAATTGCGGCATCCTTTTCCTATTGCATGCAAGATCATTTCCCCGACGCCGTAGGTTGTCGCCAGCATAGGATTGCGTTCTTCTCTGCTTACAAGAGTGATTCCGGCTGCAGAGGCCATTTCAATAATTGCAGTATTGGAATCTGCCAGATAGCCGTAATAACAGGATTGAGGCTTTCTCATAGGTCCGGTAACGGTGAGGTCAATTCTCTGTCCATTCATACCTTCGATCAGTGCATCGGTAGTTCCTTCGCCCCCGTCGGCAAGCGGCTTTACAACGACTTCAGCTTCCGGATCAGCAAGAAGGATTCCCTCTTTTGCGGCAGTTCCGGCTTCCATGGAAGACAAACTTCCTTTAAATGAATCAATGGCAGTTACAATTTTCATAAAGTCTCCTCCGTTTTTCATATTCTTTTATACAAGTTTAGCATGAAGGAACGGGCAAAAAAATATATTTTATAACAAAAAAAGAAAAAAATATGTTATAAGTAACAAAAAATGAAATATAAGATGTATGTCATAGAAGAATAGTATCGTTATGCAGGGGTGTATCATCAAAGGGCTCTTCCCCGGGAATGTCAAGAAGCTTTACCGCGAGATAGAGAATCACGGAATCATGAAAATTCCGGGGATTCAGGCCGCATAAGCGATGGATCCGGTTCAGCTTATACTGCAGCGTATTTTTGTGGAGAAAGAGCTTTTGGCATGTGTGAAGCAGAGAACAGTTTTCCTGAAAGTATGTCCGGAGAAGCTGAATATCCTCTGGAGAAAGATTCTGAAGAGCTTTTTTGAGAAAACTGCTTCTGTGTACCTCATCAATATCTGCCAGAAGGATCTCCAGATTTAATTCATCAAATAAAGCAATCTGATGATCGGAGAAGCGAAGGGTGTTTAAAGCCGTTTTTGCAGTGTAGAGAGAAGAGCCTAGTTTCGGGAGCTCTTCGGCGCTTCCGATGCCGACTTTAAGATTTTCTTTTCTGGAAGACACAAAGGAAGAAAGTCTGTCTTTTATCTCTTTTAAGTCCGGGGAGTCAAACAGAACTGTGAAAGTATGGGGATATTGGTAGCTGTACAGACACTGCGGGAGCGTTTCCAGAAAATGATAAATATCAGTCTCCAAAGAAGAAATACTTTCCGGAGCTGAAGAAGCTTTGAACTCCATAAGAAAAATCCGCTTTGGCGTCCTGGGATTAATATGGAAAGCTTTGAGCTCTTCTGACAGGCGAGCTGTCAGTTCCCGGTCATTGGAGAGCAGAAGCTGAAGAAGATGATTTTTTTTCTCGGCAAGTGTCCGTGAAGCGGCGTTTAGTTCCTGCTCACGGATGAGCAGCAGAGTAATACGCTCCGCTAAGTGAGCATAAATCCTTACCTCCTGTGGATTTCCGCTGATTCCGATTACAGCAGCTAAAGAACCTTTGTGATATACAGGGATATTCACTCCTTTTTGGGTTCCAAGAAGGGTATCGGATTCAAAAACTTCCAGAGTAGTGCCAGCGGAGATTACTTTTTGTCCTCCTTCATGGAAAGTTCCGATCCGGGAGGGATTTGTGCTGGCAAGAATAAGCCCCTTTTCATTAATAAAGTTAATATCATGTCCGCAGACATCTTTGACAGTGTCTACAATCTGCTGTGCGGTTGTTTTATTGATCATATTAAATATACTCCTGCTATATAGAATTATGTTATATGTAACATGATTATGGGGGAATGTCAATGTTATTAAGGTGTGAAAGAACGAAAAGCAAGTATTCATATAGTAGAGGAAAAAGAAAGGTCTATGACTAAAAAATGGAATTTAAATTTTCATTCAAAGTTTTCGAAAAAAAGCTTGCCAAACAGGTTCGTATATGATATTATATTACTCGGTCAACTGATGTTCCGCATTTAAAGAACAGAAGAGACTGGATATGGCTCCATGGTCAAGCGGTTAAGACATCGCCCTTTCACGGCGGTAACCCGGGTTCGATTCCCGGTGGAGTCACTTACCAATATCAGACAAATTGATATGGTGTAATTTCCAAGATAATGCCGATGTGGCTCAATTGGCAGAGCAGCTGATTTGTAATCAGCAGGTTATCGGTTCGAGTCCGA encodes:
- a CDS encoding glycerate kinase, whose protein sequence is MKIVTAIDSFKGSLSSMEAGTAAKEGILLADPEAEVVVKPLADGGEGTTDALIEGMNGQRIDLTVTGPMRKPQSCYYGYLADSNTAIIEMASAAGITLVSREERNPMLATTYGVGEMILHAIGKGCRNFIIGIGGSLTNDCGIGMLKALGFEFWDENGMDAGEGGQALAKVASIRTENKNPLLEGCHFQIACDVTNPLCGENGATYIYGPQKGVTDEMKEGLDKDMAHFAAVVSSSLKCDYINYPGAGAAGGLGFAFLSFLNAQLSPGIDLILDAVGLEEELKDADIVITGEGRLDHQTAMGKAPVGVAKLAHKYHAKVIAIAGSVTKEARACNAAGIDAFFPVVRGITTLEEAMDPDTAKENIRQTIEQVVRLI
- a CDS encoding CdaR family transcriptional regulator; translated protein: MINKTTAQQIVDTVKDVCGHDINFINEKGLILASTNPSRIGTFHEGGQKVISAGTTLEVFESDTLLGTQKGVNIPVYHKGSLAAVIGISGNPQEVRIYAHLAERITLLLIREQELNAASRTLAEKKNHLLQLLLSNDRELTARLSEELKAFHINPRTPKRIFLMEFKASSAPESISSLETDIYHFLETLPQCLYSYQYPHTFTVLFDSPDLKEIKDRLSSFVSSRKENLKVGIGSAEELPKLGSSLYTAKTALNTLRFSDHQIALFDELNLEILLADIDEVHRSSFLKKALQNLSPEDIQLLRTYFQENCSLLHTCQKLFLHKNTLQYKLNRIHRLCGLNPRNFHDSVILYLAVKLLDIPGEEPFDDTPLHNDTILL
- a CDS encoding LPXTG cell wall anchor domain-containing protein, with product MKKIKTMLACLLVLSLFMGMQVSAQEGTKAPELSASLTSELKDGKAEVGDVLQFTIKLNIPEANANLGGAFLRFIVSDTEDMNSRTGMPEMKVNEDQKILSDIGKVNGMATARISAGSVGTVEATVSLTVTEDMKGKALFYQTDIRTDGGTESETLAKTAVQQFTVAENESQETIANVALAADIEAEDMDNLPRNEATSVKLTITNIGTSNVSHMYVMGGYNGTGWNDPDQVQPFGSFVNLPDGVTQPENGTLYIEEFVPGSTFTITLQGTIPENYAKKDIAFCFAAVSYGKADFDPETDTPIMAAATSISGKVADKVTENPEPGTPGKDDPSQTDPDTQKPAGTDTNKGTADQTKPQATVQKTVNKKAAPKTGDESSAMAMIMIMAAAGATAVIARKKSRA